A part of Actinobaculum sp. 313 genomic DNA contains:
- a CDS encoding LutB/LldF family L-lactate oxidation iron-sulfur protein: MIDSLRNLATKLKINPSEWSEKDLEAAELGWYPGHPIPEDPLRWGQTFQEGAHETLRNTQMRRNLGYATTKIRTKRGTRVDEMPDWQALRDAASNIKRNTMAHLPELLEQFEANVTARGGIVHWARDAEEANQIAYSIIKEKNVDEVVKVKSMATQEINFNEYLAKRGIQAWETDLAEMIVQLSNDMPSHVVVPAIHRNRAEVKAIFEARMGDAPPNMGNEPRELAMAARAHLRKKFLSAKVAISGSNMGIAETGTLSVFESEGNGRMCLTLPETLITIMGIEKLVPRYQDIEVFSQLLPRSATGERMNPYTSFWTGVTPGDGPQEFHLILLDNGRSKVLADPVGREALKCIRCGACMNICPVYQHVGGHAYNSVYPGPIGAILTPQLLGAFDHHDPASTLPFASSLCGACYEACPVQIDIPTILVHLRHRYTEENRGGIPSIWDVGMKATSKIMGSGKNMAAAGKAIHPARLIAGSDRKIGHIPLPIAQNWTHVRDIPAPPAQSFREWWKARDKEEQE; this comes from the coding sequence TGCGCAATCTTGCAACGAAGCTGAAGATCAACCCCTCCGAGTGGTCCGAGAAGGATCTGGAGGCGGCAGAACTCGGTTGGTATCCCGGCCATCCGATTCCGGAGGACCCGCTGCGGTGGGGGCAGACCTTCCAGGAAGGCGCACATGAAACCCTGCGCAATACGCAGATGCGCCGCAACCTCGGCTATGCCACCACAAAGATCCGCACCAAGCGCGGCACCCGCGTAGACGAAATGCCTGATTGGCAGGCCCTGCGCGACGCCGCCTCCAATATCAAGCGGAACACGATGGCGCACTTGCCGGAGCTGCTGGAGCAATTCGAGGCGAATGTGACGGCCCGCGGCGGTATCGTGCATTGGGCGCGGGACGCTGAGGAAGCCAACCAAATCGCCTACTCCATCATCAAGGAGAAGAACGTTGATGAGGTGGTCAAGGTAAAGTCCATGGCCACCCAAGAGATCAACTTCAATGAGTACCTGGCCAAGCGGGGCATCCAGGCGTGGGAGACCGACCTGGCGGAGATGATCGTGCAGCTGTCGAACGATATGCCGTCGCACGTCGTCGTTCCCGCCATTCACCGCAATCGCGCCGAAGTGAAGGCAATCTTCGAAGCGCGCATGGGTGATGCTCCGCCGAATATGGGCAATGAGCCCCGCGAGCTCGCCATGGCGGCTCGTGCGCACTTGCGCAAGAAGTTCCTCAGCGCAAAGGTAGCGATTTCCGGTTCCAATATGGGCATCGCGGAGACGGGCACACTATCTGTGTTCGAGTCCGAGGGCAATGGGCGCATGTGCCTGACTCTGCCGGAAACGCTGATCACCATTATGGGCATCGAAAAGCTCGTACCGCGCTACCAGGATATTGAGGTGTTTAGCCAGCTGTTGCCGCGATCAGCAACCGGCGAGCGGATGAATCCCTACACGTCGTTCTGGACAGGCGTCACCCCGGGTGATGGCCCGCAGGAGTTCCATCTCATTCTGCTGGATAACGGCCGTTCCAAGGTGTTGGCGGATCCCGTTGGCCGCGAAGCCCTGAAGTGCATCCGCTGCGGCGCCTGCATGAACATCTGCCCGGTGTACCAGCACGTGGGCGGCCATGCCTACAACTCCGTGTACCCGGGACCGATCGGAGCGATTCTGACGCCGCAGCTGTTGGGAGCCTTCGACCACCACGATCCGGCCTCCACGCTTCCCTTCGCCTCGTCACTGTGCGGCGCCTGCTATGAGGCGTGCCCCGTGCAGATCGACATTCCGACCATACTCGTTCACCTGCGGCACCGGTACACGGAGGAAAACCGCGGTGGAATCCCCAGTATCTGGGACGTCGGCATGAAGGCGACGTCGAAGATCATGGGTTCCGGAAAGAACATGGCTGCCGCGGGCAAAGCGATCCATCCCGCACGTCTGATTGCCGGGTCGGATCGAAAGATCGGGCATATCCCGTTACCGATAGCGCAGAACTGGACACATGTCCGTGATATCCCCGCTCCACCGGCGCAGAGTTTCCGTGAGTGGTGGAAGGCACGCGATAAGGAGGAGCAGGAATGA
- a CDS encoding LUD domain-containing protein, whose translation MKAMNEAKVEILRRVAAAGPVEAPEIPREYRTSGSGDIVAEMEQALIDYTATVTHCTPDGIPEAIAAALKGASSVVVPPGLEKSWQEAAAKGCEVRVDDPPLTKDELDGTDAVLTASRVAVSLSGTIMLDGEPDQGRRAISLVPDMHVCVLYASTIKATVPEAVEVLSQHPTRPTTWIAGPSATSDIELVRVDGVHGPRTLRVIIVDDVG comes from the coding sequence ATGAAAGCCATGAACGAGGCCAAGGTGGAGATTCTGCGGCGTGTTGCCGCCGCCGGGCCAGTGGAGGCTCCGGAAATCCCTCGCGAGTACCGTACCTCCGGCAGCGGTGACATCGTCGCCGAAATGGAGCAGGCACTGATCGACTACACGGCAACCGTTACGCACTGCACGCCGGACGGCATTCCAGAGGCTATTGCTGCCGCATTGAAAGGCGCTTCGTCCGTGGTGGTACCACCAGGCCTGGAAAAGAGCTGGCAGGAAGCGGCGGCGAAAGGCTGCGAAGTGCGTGTGGATGATCCGCCGCTGACCAAGGACGAACTCGATGGCACCGATGCCGTGCTTACGGCATCCAGGGTGGCCGTGTCGCTATCCGGCACGATTATGCTCGATGGCGAACCCGATCAGGGCCGCCGCGCCATTTCCTTGGTGCCGGATATGCATGTGTGCGTCCTGTACGCCAGCACGATTAAGGCGACGGTGCCGGAGGCCGTCGAGGTGCTTTCACAGCATCCGACCCGACCCACGACGTGGATTGCCGGTCCGTCGGCGACTTCTGATATTGAGTTGGTGCGTGTCGACGGCGTGCACGGCCCGCGTACACTGCGCGTCATTATCGTCGACGACGTCGGTTAG
- a CDS encoding SMP-30/gluconolactonase/LRE family protein, translating to MHPEQITDVIAYHGEGPVWHHSWGGLRMVDMLAGDILTIDHAGAVQRLATGSSIAAFVRPRTRGGYVVGLERGIGLADSAFVPPTALPAMWEDPTVRMNECGIDPHGLLYAGGMPYDRRPGGAQLFRIAADGSYDVVLPSVTTSNGIEWSPDGSRAYFNDTATGGTDVFDVADDGHLVNRRLFHDGDGGRPDGLAVDSAGNVWCALNRVGRVRLYSPAAEILGEWQLPVRGVTAVTLGGEDRRDVFITTSRETSDEPRAGAVFHLRAEVPGQPTREYVG from the coding sequence ATGCATCCCGAACAAATCACTGACGTAATCGCCTACCACGGCGAGGGACCCGTCTGGCACCATTCCTGGGGAGGCCTGCGCATGGTCGATATGCTTGCCGGAGACATTCTCACCATTGATCACGCTGGAGCCGTCCAACGCCTCGCCACCGGTTCGTCCATCGCCGCTTTTGTCCGTCCGCGCACGCGCGGCGGCTACGTCGTCGGCCTCGAACGAGGCATTGGCCTTGCCGACTCTGCATTTGTGCCTCCCACGGCGCTACCTGCCATGTGGGAGGATCCGACCGTGCGCATGAACGAATGCGGTATTGATCCACACGGCCTGCTGTACGCGGGTGGCATGCCCTATGATCGGCGCCCCGGGGGAGCGCAGTTGTTCCGAATCGCGGCGGACGGGTCCTATGATGTCGTTCTTCCATCAGTCACCACGTCGAACGGAATCGAGTGGTCCCCGGATGGTAGCCGCGCCTATTTCAACGACACCGCCACAGGCGGCACTGACGTTTTCGATGTGGCCGACGACGGTCACCTCGTGAACCGTCGGCTCTTTCACGACGGAGACGGGGGACGCCCCGACGGCTTGGCCGTCGATTCGGCAGGGAACGTGTGGTGTGCCCTTAACCGGGTGGGCAGGGTGCGGCTCTATTCTCCCGCTGCGGAGATCCTCGGCGAATGGCAACTGCCAGTGCGAGGGGTAACAGCGGTGACACTCGGTGGAGAGGACAGGCGGGATGTCTTCATCACGACATCGCGCGAAACCTCCGATGAACCACGAGCCGGAGCAGTCTTCCACCTGCGTGCAGAGGTGCCCGGGCAACCCACTCGCGAATACGTTGGGTGA